The following nucleotide sequence is from Synergistaceae bacterium.
GCGTTGCCTTACCCGCCGGTAACTGTAATTTGACCTGTCCTACTACCTTTTTTGCCATAAAACAAAATCCCCTCTCATAAATACGCCTACTGTAGCCTCCACGATATTTCGTTTTTTCCGTTCGAGTTATACTTTTTCCAACAAAAAATAATCTATTTCCGCTACGGTTTCCCGCCCAAAAGCGTCTACCGTGAACTTAATTTTGCCTTTTTCGGGAACAATATCGATTACTGGTCCCACTTTTCCCTCGAAGAGGCCGCTTTTTACCTTCACTGTATCGCCCGGCTTCAGATTTATTTCAATTTTGGGCTTCGCCTGTTCTTTGCCGATACGAGCCATGATCTCCCGCACTTCTTTTTCCGAAAGTGGCAAAGGATAACTTCCCGCTCCGACAAATCCAGTCACTCCTGGAGTATGTCGCACAACATACCAAGATTGTTCGTCGAGAAGCATCTCTACCAACACATAACTGGGATAAAG
It contains:
- the nusG gene encoding transcription termination/antitermination protein NusG translates to MEPRDGRRWYVVQTYAGYENRVKANLEQRIATMGMGNSIFSVLIPIEERVFVKEGKSRKISRKLYPSYVLVEMLLDEQSWYVVRHTPGVTGFVGAGSYPLPLSEKEVREIMARIGKEQAKPKIEINLKPGDTVKVKSGLFEGKVGPVIDIVPEKGKIKFTVDAFGRETVAEIDYFLLEKV